The following proteins are co-located in the Vibrio azureus genome:
- a CDS encoding cation:dicarboxylate symporter family transporter — MNVSFIGLAVLFFGFYALLANFKKQKKSFNFRVLSALAAGLLFGGIIQLVFGVGSSETAGFEALISVFGKGYIKLLQMIVIPLVFVAMISSIMNVQGGGALSRIAPKIIGVLLVTCAVSAGIGIASIYLFGIDANALVSTIGSNSAIEARGDTLIATQDAMTNSGFTGMVLAIIPTNIFDMLTGSERTSTLSTVLFGMFLGYSILQVRNRKPEKVQNFVDFINSAKEVVLSMVREILKLTPYGVFALMTTFMMTNDLFALAEMGRFLVASYAAIGVMFAIHFVMVSMFGLSPTKFMRKIWPVLVFGFGSRSSMAAIPLNVETQVQRLGVDEETANMSATFGTSIGQNGCAGIYPAMLAIMAAQVMGMPVDFSFIAQLVVVITIASFGIAGVGGGATFAAVAVLTIMGLDITVVAILVSIEALIDMARTALNISGSMLSGVVTSKKNGSLNLEQYNADIEVTKAKEATV, encoded by the coding sequence ATGAACGTTTCATTTATTGGGTTGGCGGTACTGTTCTTTGGGTTTTATGCATTGCTTGCAAATTTCAAAAAACAAAAGAAAAGCTTTAATTTTCGTGTTCTGAGTGCCTTGGCTGCAGGGCTATTATTTGGCGGAATTATTCAGCTTGTATTTGGTGTCGGTAGTTCAGAGACAGCAGGCTTTGAAGCACTGATTTCGGTATTTGGTAAAGGTTACATCAAGTTACTGCAAATGATCGTTATACCACTTGTATTTGTTGCGATGATCTCATCGATCATGAATGTACAAGGTGGTGGTGCACTATCGCGTATTGCGCCCAAAATTATCGGCGTATTATTGGTGACTTGTGCGGTATCTGCGGGTATTGGTATTGCCAGTATTTATCTGTTTGGTATTGATGCTAATGCTTTAGTCAGCACTATCGGCTCTAATAGTGCCATTGAAGCACGTGGTGATACTTTAATCGCAACTCAGGATGCCATGACCAATAGTGGATTCACTGGCATGGTGTTGGCGATAATACCAACCAATATTTTCGATATGCTAACAGGGTCGGAAAGAACGTCTACGCTATCAACGGTCTTATTTGGCATGTTCCTTGGTTACAGCATTTTACAAGTAAGAAATCGTAAGCCAGAGAAGGTGCAGAACTTTGTTGATTTCATCAATTCCGCGAAAGAAGTGGTGCTGTCTATGGTTCGAGAGATCCTTAAGTTAACACCTTATGGCGTGTTTGCTTTGATGACAACTTTTATGATGACCAATGACTTGTTTGCACTTGCTGAAATGGGACGTTTTTTAGTGGCAAGTTATGCTGCTATTGGTGTTATGTTTGCTATTCACTTCGTTATGGTGTCGATGTTTGGCCTTTCCCCAACTAAGTTTATGAGAAAGATCTGGCCTGTTTTGGTGTTTGGTTTTGGTTCTCGTTCGAGTATGGCAGCGATACCACTCAATGTAGAAACGCAGGTTCAACGCTTGGGAGTGGATGAAGAGACAGCGAATATGTCAGCCACGTTTGGTACCAGCATTGGACAGAATGGTTGTGCCGGAATTTATCCTGCAATGCTTGCGATTATGGCTGCTCAAGTGATGGGAATGCCTGTTGACTTTAGCTTTATTGCACAGTTGGTTGTGGTGATTACCATTGCTTCATTTGGTATTGCTGGTGTTGGCGGAGGGGCGACGTTTGCTGCGGTTGCTGTACTGACTATCATGGGGTTAGATATCACTGTGGTTGCGATTTTGGTTTCTATCGAAGCATTAATTGATATGGCGCGTACTGCACTTAATATCTCAGGCTCTATGCTATCAGGAGTGGTGACATCCAAGAAAAATGGCTCACTGAACTTGGAACAATACAATGCTGATATTGAGGTGACTAAAGCAAAAGAAGCGACCGTTTAG
- a CDS encoding 1-aminocyclopropane-1-carboxylate deaminase/D-cysteine desulfhydrase, whose translation MTLSDSPVTQHQFNGQPFFLKRDDLLHAHFSGNKARKFMSLLETPPLGINTLVSYGSAQSNAMYSLAALARLKSWKFEYYVQQIPNWLKHNPIGNYRAALELGMDIISLHSLQVDLHPKNYVEGIKENDDSVLFVPEGGYSSMSEQGIKQLALEILNWSAQQHIPSSSLVIALPSGTGTTSLYLSKYLQPHGIEVLTCACVGGDAYLTEQFNLLETTHHPTILSVRTKHHFGRLYQSDYTVWSELYKQTQVEFDLLYDPYMWLCLKPWLETNRHKTLLYIHQGGIVGNESMLPRYQRKFG comes from the coding sequence ATGACTCTAAGTGACAGCCCAGTAACCCAGCACCAGTTCAATGGACAGCCCTTTTTCCTCAAACGAGACGATCTCCTACATGCTCATTTTTCCGGTAATAAAGCACGTAAGTTCATGTCTTTGCTGGAAACGCCTCCTCTAGGAATAAACACCTTGGTTAGCTATGGCTCAGCTCAATCGAATGCAATGTATTCACTCGCTGCGCTTGCACGGCTAAAAAGCTGGAAATTTGAATATTATGTACAACAAATCCCTAACTGGTTAAAACACAACCCTATTGGTAACTATCGAGCTGCACTTGAGCTCGGTATGGACATCATTTCCTTACACAGTCTTCAAGTTGACCTCCACCCAAAAAATTACGTAGAGGGAATAAAAGAAAACGATGATTCCGTATTATTCGTACCCGAGGGTGGATACTCGAGTATGTCTGAGCAAGGTATCAAACAACTTGCGCTAGAAATCTTAAATTGGTCAGCCCAACAGCACATTCCCTCCTCTTCTTTGGTCATAGCCTTACCGTCAGGAACAGGAACAACATCATTATATTTAAGTAAATATCTTCAACCCCATGGTATTGAAGTACTGACTTGTGCTTGTGTTGGAGGAGATGCGTACCTTACCGAGCAATTCAATCTTTTAGAAACAACCCATCACCCAACCATCCTATCTGTACGAACAAAGCATCATTTTGGCCGCTTATATCAAAGTGATTACACGGTCTGGTCTGAACTATACAAGCAAACACAAGTCGAGTTCGATCTGCTTTATGACCCTTATATGTGGCTATGCCTAAAACCTTGGTTGGAAACAAATCGCCATAAGACCCTACTCTATATCCATCAAGGAGGAATAGTAGGTAACGAGTCTATGCTGCCAAGATATCAACGCAAATTTGGCTAA
- a CDS encoding phospholipase A: MLTLKGLAYTSILGLMLSGHAMANYGRFSAHHDNYLLPAYWESDVNQNRFKPLNPNGHAAKDLFVQFQLSMKYKLLSSGPHGLFVAYTQRSNWEAYDDSAYFRDNQYNPEIFYRWDNLRWQWSFGFEHQSNGAGGQVEVSWNRLYMDVQWQLRSGFIRFKPWIDVGDNKYNPDIVDFLGHGEIQLGWRPDSNSIIKLTAGNILTKDWQNGFYRMSWDFPVYQGLRGYMKVETGYGLTISNYNFDETAAGIGFAFDF, from the coding sequence ATGCTCACATTGAAAGGGTTAGCTTATACATCTATTTTGGGTTTAATGCTGTCTGGTCATGCCATGGCCAACTATGGTCGTTTCTCAGCACACCATGATAATTACTTGCTCCCTGCTTATTGGGAGTCAGATGTGAATCAAAATCGGTTTAAACCACTAAACCCAAATGGTCACGCCGCAAAAGATTTATTTGTTCAATTTCAACTGAGCATGAAATACAAATTATTATCGAGTGGGCCACATGGCTTATTCGTTGCGTATACTCAGCGTTCTAACTGGGAGGCGTATGATGATTCTGCATACTTTCGTGATAATCAATATAACCCAGAAATCTTCTATCGTTGGGACAACCTACGTTGGCAGTGGTCTTTTGGGTTTGAGCATCAGTCTAATGGAGCGGGTGGTCAGGTAGAGGTGAGTTGGAACCGACTCTATATGGATGTTCAGTGGCAATTACGCTCTGGCTTTATTCGCTTCAAACCTTGGATTGATGTCGGTGATAATAAATATAACCCGGATATTGTTGACTTCCTTGGTCATGGAGAAATTCAGCTTGGTTGGCGCCCTGATAGCAACAGTATTATCAAGCTGACCGCGGGTAATATTTTGACTAAGGATTGGCAGAATGGCTTTTATCGTATGTCGTGGGACTTCCCTGTTTACCAAGGCTTACGTGGTTATATGAAAGTAGAAACAGGTTACGGTTTAACCATATCAAATTATAACTTTGATGAAACGGCAGCGGGCATCGGTTTCGCCTTTGACTTCTAA